A genomic segment from Ciconia boyciana chromosome 5, ASM3463844v1, whole genome shotgun sequence encodes:
- the FASTKD5 gene encoding FAST kinase domain-containing protein 5, mitochondrial — translation MATVLICRRFPRLSRVTTFSTTVKCKAESGSSKSKQEKEENPETAKTGTKSAATIQLLNPLDYRVLYNPSAYAKSRAASQQHAARSSGQALGETFTSPGTAQVQHTFGTASSQALPPLRNALPKPKSKLLLQQTISAQLSAAQTKEEAENEKTETHDSKEDPRVFQKGRPEYRSLSYDKFEPIETLPLEEGDSILHSVAMCKGSQSPGTITDYFRKLSRLPVEQHATLVSEPRFNTLCCCAVNSIKLFSTSDLIDILKACVRLVFPPTHPLLNACENEFCRRVWDMNLDQLLLVADCWRCLERSVPSYLSILFSYANMHWKDLALPQFVQLVYIIGEGRRSPADLTQKVESMILKYLDSFTLEEVGAICLGLFKSLSGISDHVMRKIADRVSLQMEDMSTYALVNVLKMLRYTRMDHLPLLKGLGKVIPARIPTINIQGIMHITLTCSSLHYFDEGIMAAVAMSLPSKVTYCRSKDAAKFLWSFGCLDYEPPNEEEFYSSLIEQMHRKLHEFGRFPEHLLTGLLGLAFVKRFPEELIDYALRDEFVQKTRGSKYELKKDLFTLSKSVEIECPSYQGSRLPPHLYQEITEMVLNFAEQEIYVRPEIVEAASLLESMLGGPKYVKNHMILPHTRSSDLEVHLGMDGHPIPFNLKDPIVDKKLKDIGVSLTDDLMTQLIKGRSYSQSPVEVENEARTPGQAGGKEARTPHAGDRAALSGGALIAGARLQVEPKSGHCLEAPSSLALDRQPRGVKLAIQVSNRNHYCYCSKRLLGLHCLKRRQLQQLGYVVVELPFWEWFPLLKRTRLEKLSYLHYKVFDPALLSRPG, via the coding sequence ATGGCTACAGTGCTAATATGCCGAAGATTTCCAAGACTGAGCAGGGTGACTACATTTTCGACTACAGTCAAGTGCAAGGCCGAGAGCGGAAGCAGCAAAAgtaagcaggaaaaggaagagaaccCAGAAACAGCCAAGACGGGAACCAAATCTGCGGCTACAATCCAGTTGCTGAATCCACTGGACTACAGAGTGTTGTATAATCCATCTGCCTATGCCAAAAGCAGGGCTGCCTCTCAGCAGCACGCTGCTAGGAGCAGTGGCCAGGCTCTCGGTGAGACTTTCACCAGCCCTGGCACCGCACAGGTTCAGCATACATTCGGTACCGCCTCTTCTCAAGCCTTGCCACCCCTCAGAAATGCCCTGCCAAAGCCCAAGTCCAAACTGCTCCTCCAGCAGACCATCTCGGCGCAGCTCTCTGCGGCACAAACcaaggaggaggcagaaaatgaaaaaacagaaacgCATGACTCCAAGGAGGACCCTCGTGTGTTTCAGAAGGGGAGGCCTGAGTACAGATCTCTCAGCTATGACAAGTTTGAGCCGATAGAGACCCTTCCTTTAGAAGAAGGTGACTCGATTTTACACAGTGTGGCCATGTGCAAGGGCAGCCAGAGCCCAGGAACTATCACAGATTATTTTCGCAAGCTGAGTCGTTTGCCAGTGGAACAACACGCAACGTTGGTGTCCGAACCCAGGTTTAATACACTGTGTTGCTGTGCTGTCAACAGCATCAAGTTGTTTAGTACTTCGGACCTCATCGATATTTTAAAGGCTTGTGTTCGTTTGGTTTTtccacccacccaccctctGCTGAACGCGTGCGAGAACGAATTTTGCCGGCGGGTGTGGGACATGAACTTggaccagctgctgctggtggctgatTGCTGGCGCTGTCTGGAACGTAGCGTGCCTTCCTACCTGAGCATTTTGTTCAGCTATGCCAACATGCACTGGAAAGACCTCGCTTTGCCCCAGTTTGTTCAGCTCGTTTATATCATAGGTGAAGGCCGGAGGTCACCCGCAGACTTGACGCAGAAGGTGGAGAGCATGATTTTGAAGTACTTGGACTCCTTCACCTTGGAGGAGGTGGGTGCTATCTGCTTAGGGCTCTTCAAGTCCCTCAGTGGCATCTCTGACCACGTCATGAGAAAAATTGCAGACAGAGTCTCTCTGCAGATGGAAGACATGAGCACTTACGCTTTGGTGAACGTACTTAAAATGCTCCGCTACACTCGCATGGACCACTTACCCCTCTTGAAAGGGCTTGGGAAGGTTATTCCCGCTCGGATTCCTACGATAAACATCCAGGGCATCATGCACATCACTCTTACCTGTTCATCCCTACACTACTTTGACGAAGGCATTATGGCTGCTGTAGCCATGTCTTTGCCTTCCAAGGTGACTTACTGCCGAAGCAAAGATGCTGCCAAGTTCTTGTGGTCGTTTGGATGCCTGGACTATGAACCTCCGAACGAGGAAGAGTTTTACTCCAGCCTGATAGAGCAGATGCATAGAAAACTCCATGAATTTGGGAGGTTTCCGGAGCATCTCCTTACTGGTTTGCTTGGCCTGGCATTTGTCAAACGCTTCCCAGAGGAGCTGATAGACTATGCTTTGAGGGATGAGTTTGTCCAGAAAACAAGAGGTAGTAAATATGAGCTCAAAAAGGACCTGTTCACCCTTAGTAAGAGTGTTGAAATTGAGTGCCCAAGCTACCAAGGCAGCCGCCTTCCACCTCACCTTTATCAAGAGATTACTGAGATGGTTTTGAATTTTGCAGAGCAGGAAATCTATGTCAGGCCTGAAATTGTGGAAGCCGCGTCTCTTCTCGAGAGCATGTTAGGTGGCCCCAAGTACGTGAAAAACCACATGATCCTGCCTCACACGAGATCGAGTGATCTGGAGGTTCATTTGGGCATGGATGGACATCCCATCCCTTTCAACTTAAAAGACCCTATTGTAGATAAGAAACTAAAAGACATCGGAGTTAGTCTAACGGATGACTTAATGACTCAGCTTATAAAAGGGAGATCTTATAGCCAGTCTCCCGTGGAAGTGGAAAATGAAGCCAGGACTCCCGGTCAGGCGGGAGGGAAAGAAGCACGAACACCACACGCGGGGGATCGTGCTGCGCTTTCAGGTGGAGCTCTCATTGCAGGTGCCAGATTGCAAGTTGAGCCTAAATCGGGGCACTGCCTTGAAGCCCCCTCATCTCTTGCACTGGATCGGCAGCCTCGGGGGGTGAAACTGGCTATTCAGGTGTCCAACCGAAACCACTACTGCTACTGCTCCAAGCGGCTCTTGGGGCTGCACTGTTTGAAACGgcggcagctgcagcagctggggtaTGTGGTGGTTGAGCTTCCCTTCTGGGAATGGTTTCCTCTGCTCAAACGCACGCGTTTGGAGAAACTGAGCTACCTCCATTACAAAGTGTTCGACCCAGCGCTGCTTAGCAGGCCTGGCTAG
- the UBOX5 gene encoding RING finger protein 37 isoform X2: MVINVCLPQFKPRIHCNKISADGYEVENLISEDLARRNRGFRSEYFIKPPVHVTISFPFNIEICRINIDISSGGYQTFSGLEVYTSTSCNKTSWQSPEGQFSGLAGQPVSDKDTFTLVGKAVLKNQSKVTFGHRGFKPRPPFHQMENVFSYPGSASQDLWNKGPASLSNVSHLKICITHVAGGGLPCIRRLEVWGQPAKSCPQEVIEGVFQVASQFFTQDVGSFKPELWTPMESDCVPFSANDSEQQTLRKLVDVVQDIPEEFLDPITLEIMTLPMLLPSGKVIDQTTLEKCNRSEASWGRVPSDPFTGVAFSQHSQPLPHPTLKARIDHFLLQHSIPGTNLLGRAHASEMLVPSSVTMSSLKRKMDCMDQSSVQPPYFSSTNLLVTSTSENSAKKMKTDNDSHLIQMDCSTDLVSHEQKLSESLDTALNSALSSMPSFTAKLMKSQQQAQSEGGCSSSWGAGTVLEHGRSSQTPGCASCGKTFSSYFKTEPVYQLSCGHLMCRPCLAEKQKSLSSILCGSCKRSAATHDVRRVHF, translated from the exons ATGGTAATAAACGTCTGTCTCCCACAGTTCAAGCCAAGAATTCACTGCAACAAG ATTTCTGCTGATGGTTACGAAGTGGAGAATCTGATCTCTGAAGACCTTGCCAGGAGAAATCGTGGTTTCCGCAGCGAATACTTTATCAAACCTCCAGTCCACGTCACgatctcttttcctttcaacatTGAGATCTGCAGGATCAATATTGACATCTCATCCGGGGGATACCAAACCTTCTCCGGGCTCGAAGTTTACACCTCTACCTCATGCAATAAAACCTCTTGGCAGAGCCCTGAGGGTCAGTTCTCAGGTCTGGCCGGTCAACCTGTGTCGGACAAAGATACTTTCACACTGGTGGGCAAAGCTGTcttaaaaaatcaaagcaaagtgACGTTCGGCCACAGAGGCTTCAAGCCAAGGCCTCCCTTCCATCAGATGGAAAATGTCTTCTCCTACCCTGGCTCTGCATCTCAAGACCTCTGGAACAAAGGGCCTGCCTCGCTGAGCAATGTGTCGCACTTAAAAATCTGCATCACCCACGTGGCCGGAGGTGGCCTGCCTTGCATTAGGAGGCTGGAGGTGTGGGGACAGCCTGCCAAATCGTGCCCACAGGAGGTGATCGAGGGTGTCTTTCAGGTGGCCtcccagttcttcacccagGACGTTGGGAGCTTCAAGCCAGAGCTCTGGACGCCGATGGAGAGCGACTGCGTGCCCTTCAGCGCCAACGACAGCGAGCAGCAGACCCTCCGCAAGCTGGTGGACGTTGTCCAAGATATCCCCGAAGAATTCCTGGACCCCATCACTCTGGAGATCATGACCTTGCCCATGCTCCTGCCCTCCGGGAAGGTGATCGACCAGACCACCCTGGAAAAATGCAACCGGAGTGAGGCGTCTTGGGGCAGGGTACCCAGTGATCCTTTCACTGGGGTGGCCTTCAGCCAGCACTCGCAGCCCCTACCTCACCCTACCCTCAAGGCCAGGATAGATCACTTCCTCTTACAGCACAGCATCCCTGGCACCAACCTGCTCGGGAGGGCTCATGCCTCGGAAATGCTCGTACCTTCTTCCGTTACAATGTcttctctgaaaaggaaaatggactGTATGGATCAGAGCTCCGTGCAACcaccttatttttcttctacaaacTTACTTGTCACGTCTACCTCAGAGAACAGtgctaaaaaaatgaaaactgacaaTGACTCGCATTTGATCCAAATGGACTGTTCGACAG ATCTGGTTTCTCACGAACAAAAACTGTCGGAGAGTTTGGACACTGCCTTGAACTCGGCGCTCAGCTCAATGCCCTCGTTTACGGCCAAGCTGATGAAAAGCCAGCAGCAGGCGCAGAGCGAGGGAGGCTGCAGCAGTTCGTGGGGCGCGGGCACCGTCCTCG AGCACGGCAGGAGCAGCCAGACCCCAGGATGCGCTTCCTGCGGCAAAACCTTCTCCTCTTACTTCAAAACGGAGCCCGTTTACCAGCTTTCCTGCGGCCACCTCATGTGTCGCCCGTGCTTGGCCGAGAAGCAGAAGTCTCTATCGTCGATACTGTGCGGGAGTTGTAAAAGGTCGGCTGCCACGCACGACGTCAGGAGGGTTCACTTCTGA
- the UBOX5 gene encoding RING finger protein 37 isoform X1, translating into MVINVCLPQFKPRIHCNKISADGYEVENLISEDLARRNRGFRSEYFIKPPVHVTISFPFNIEICRINIDISSGGYQTFSGLEVYTSTSCNKTSWQSPEGQFSGLAGQPVSDKDTFTLVGKAVLKNQSKVTFGHRGFKPRPPFHQMENVFSYPGSASQDLWNKGPASLSNVSHLKICITHVAGGGLPCIRRLEVWGQPAKSCPQEVIEGVFQVASQFFTQDVGSFKPELWTPMESDCVPFSANDSEQQTLRKLVDVVQDIPEEFLDPITLEIMTLPMLLPSGKVIDQTTLEKCNRSEASWGRVPSDPFTGVAFSQHSQPLPHPTLKARIDHFLLQHSIPGTNLLGRAHASEMLVPSSVTMSSLKRKMDCMDQSSVQPPYFSSTNLLVTSTSENSAKKMKTDNDSHLIQMDCSTGIPETYWSYCQCNCYVDITVLHTATLASSVVQLSYCFRSGFSRTKTVGEFGHCLELGAQLNALVYGQADEKPAAGAERGRLQQFVGRGHRPRARQEQPDPRMRFLRQNLLLLLQNGARLPAFLRPPHVSPVLGREAEVSIVDTVREL; encoded by the exons ATGGTAATAAACGTCTGTCTCCCACAGTTCAAGCCAAGAATTCACTGCAACAAG ATTTCTGCTGATGGTTACGAAGTGGAGAATCTGATCTCTGAAGACCTTGCCAGGAGAAATCGTGGTTTCCGCAGCGAATACTTTATCAAACCTCCAGTCCACGTCACgatctcttttcctttcaacatTGAGATCTGCAGGATCAATATTGACATCTCATCCGGGGGATACCAAACCTTCTCCGGGCTCGAAGTTTACACCTCTACCTCATGCAATAAAACCTCTTGGCAGAGCCCTGAGGGTCAGTTCTCAGGTCTGGCCGGTCAACCTGTGTCGGACAAAGATACTTTCACACTGGTGGGCAAAGCTGTcttaaaaaatcaaagcaaagtgACGTTCGGCCACAGAGGCTTCAAGCCAAGGCCTCCCTTCCATCAGATGGAAAATGTCTTCTCCTACCCTGGCTCTGCATCTCAAGACCTCTGGAACAAAGGGCCTGCCTCGCTGAGCAATGTGTCGCACTTAAAAATCTGCATCACCCACGTGGCCGGAGGTGGCCTGCCTTGCATTAGGAGGCTGGAGGTGTGGGGACAGCCTGCCAAATCGTGCCCACAGGAGGTGATCGAGGGTGTCTTTCAGGTGGCCtcccagttcttcacccagGACGTTGGGAGCTTCAAGCCAGAGCTCTGGACGCCGATGGAGAGCGACTGCGTGCCCTTCAGCGCCAACGACAGCGAGCAGCAGACCCTCCGCAAGCTGGTGGACGTTGTCCAAGATATCCCCGAAGAATTCCTGGACCCCATCACTCTGGAGATCATGACCTTGCCCATGCTCCTGCCCTCCGGGAAGGTGATCGACCAGACCACCCTGGAAAAATGCAACCGGAGTGAGGCGTCTTGGGGCAGGGTACCCAGTGATCCTTTCACTGGGGTGGCCTTCAGCCAGCACTCGCAGCCCCTACCTCACCCTACCCTCAAGGCCAGGATAGATCACTTCCTCTTACAGCACAGCATCCCTGGCACCAACCTGCTCGGGAGGGCTCATGCCTCGGAAATGCTCGTACCTTCTTCCGTTACAATGTcttctctgaaaaggaaaatggactGTATGGATCAGAGCTCCGTGCAACcaccttatttttcttctacaaacTTACTTGTCACGTCTACCTCAGAGAACAGtgctaaaaaaatgaaaactgacaaTGACTCGCATTTGATCCAAATGGACTGTTCGACAG GAATTCCTGAAACGTACTGGAGTTACTGTCAGTGCAACTGTTACGTGGATATAACAGTACTTCATACAGCAACGCTTGCATCTTCTGTCGTTCAACTGAGTTACTGCTTTAG ATCTGGTTTCTCACGAACAAAAACTGTCGGAGAGTTTGGACACTGCCTTGAACTCGGCGCTCAGCTCAATGCCCTCGTTTACGGCCAAGCTGATGAAAAGCCAGCAGCAGGCGCAGAGCGAGGGAGGCTGCAGCAGTTCGTGGGGCGCGGGCACCGTCCTCG AGCACGGCAGGAGCAGCCAGACCCCAGGATGCGCTTCCTGCGGCAAAACCTTCTCCTCTTACTTCAAAACGGAGCCCGTTTACCAGCTTTCCTGCGGCCACCTCATGTGTCGCCCGTGCTTGGCCGAGAAGCAGAAGTCTCTATCGTCGATACTGTGCGGGAGTTGTAA
- the UBOX5 gene encoding RING finger protein 37 isoform X3 yields the protein MVINVCLPQFKPRIHCNKISADGYEVENLISEDLARRNRGFRSEYFIKPPVHVTISFPFNIEICRINIDISSGGYQTFSGLEVYTSTSCNKTSWQSPEGQFSGLAGQPVSDKDTFTLVGKAVLKNQSKVTFGHRGFKPRPPFHQMENVFSYPGSASQDLWNKGPASLSNVSHLKICITHVAGGGLPCIRRLEVWGQPAKSCPQEVIEGVFQVASQFFTQDVGSFKPELWTPMESDCVPFSANDSEQQTLRKLVDVVQDIPEEFLDPITLEIMTLPMLLPSGKVIDQTTLEKCNRSEASWGRVPSDPFTGVAFSQHSQPLPHPTLKARIDHFLLQHSIPGTNLLGRAHASEMLVPSSVTMSSLKRKMDCMDQSSVQPPYFSSTNLLVTSTSENSAKKMKTDNDSHLIQMDCSTGIPETYWSYCQCNCYVDITVLHTATLASSVVQLSYCFR from the exons ATGGTAATAAACGTCTGTCTCCCACAGTTCAAGCCAAGAATTCACTGCAACAAG ATTTCTGCTGATGGTTACGAAGTGGAGAATCTGATCTCTGAAGACCTTGCCAGGAGAAATCGTGGTTTCCGCAGCGAATACTTTATCAAACCTCCAGTCCACGTCACgatctcttttcctttcaacatTGAGATCTGCAGGATCAATATTGACATCTCATCCGGGGGATACCAAACCTTCTCCGGGCTCGAAGTTTACACCTCTACCTCATGCAATAAAACCTCTTGGCAGAGCCCTGAGGGTCAGTTCTCAGGTCTGGCCGGTCAACCTGTGTCGGACAAAGATACTTTCACACTGGTGGGCAAAGCTGTcttaaaaaatcaaagcaaagtgACGTTCGGCCACAGAGGCTTCAAGCCAAGGCCTCCCTTCCATCAGATGGAAAATGTCTTCTCCTACCCTGGCTCTGCATCTCAAGACCTCTGGAACAAAGGGCCTGCCTCGCTGAGCAATGTGTCGCACTTAAAAATCTGCATCACCCACGTGGCCGGAGGTGGCCTGCCTTGCATTAGGAGGCTGGAGGTGTGGGGACAGCCTGCCAAATCGTGCCCACAGGAGGTGATCGAGGGTGTCTTTCAGGTGGCCtcccagttcttcacccagGACGTTGGGAGCTTCAAGCCAGAGCTCTGGACGCCGATGGAGAGCGACTGCGTGCCCTTCAGCGCCAACGACAGCGAGCAGCAGACCCTCCGCAAGCTGGTGGACGTTGTCCAAGATATCCCCGAAGAATTCCTGGACCCCATCACTCTGGAGATCATGACCTTGCCCATGCTCCTGCCCTCCGGGAAGGTGATCGACCAGACCACCCTGGAAAAATGCAACCGGAGTGAGGCGTCTTGGGGCAGGGTACCCAGTGATCCTTTCACTGGGGTGGCCTTCAGCCAGCACTCGCAGCCCCTACCTCACCCTACCCTCAAGGCCAGGATAGATCACTTCCTCTTACAGCACAGCATCCCTGGCACCAACCTGCTCGGGAGGGCTCATGCCTCGGAAATGCTCGTACCTTCTTCCGTTACAATGTcttctctgaaaaggaaaatggactGTATGGATCAGAGCTCCGTGCAACcaccttatttttcttctacaaacTTACTTGTCACGTCTACCTCAGAGAACAGtgctaaaaaaatgaaaactgacaaTGACTCGCATTTGATCCAAATGGACTGTTCGACAG GAATTCCTGAAACGTACTGGAGTTACTGTCAGTGCAACTGTTACGTGGATATAACAGTACTTCATACAGCAACGCTTGCATCTTCTGTCGTTCAACTGAGTTACTGCTTTAG ATGA
- the LOC140652041 gene encoding vasotocin-neurophysin VT: MQSERRGGRLPLARVAQLRAPSVMAEPSLPLSFLCLLALSSACYIQNCPRGGKRALADTALRQCMPCGPGNRGNCFGPGICCGAELGCYLGTAETRRCAEEDYLPSPCQAGGQPCGSGGRCAAPGICCTAETCAMDAGCLDEDSDGAQEEAEKNLTVLDGSAGDLLLKLMHLANRQQQQQGKHPLL; encoded by the exons ATGCAAAGCGAGCGGCGAGGCGGCCGGCTTCCCCTGGCACGCGTGGCACAGCTGCGAGCACCCTCCGTCATGGCAGAGCCTTCGCtgcccctctccttcctctgcctcctcgcCTTGTCCTCCGCCTGCTACATCCAGAACTGCCCCCGGGGCGGCAAGCGAGCCCTGGCCGACACAGCCCTCCGACAG TGCATGCCCTGTGGCCCCGGGAACAGAGGCAACTGCTTCGGCCCCGGCATCTGCTGCGGCGCGGAGCTGGGCTGTTACCTGGGCACGGCCGAGACACGGCGCTGCGCCGAGGAAGACTACCTGCCTTCACCCTGCCAGGCCGGCGGGCAGCCCTGCGGCTCCGGTGGCCGCTGCGCCGCACCCGGCATCTGCTGCACCGCCG AAACCTGTGCGATGGACGCTGGCTGCCTGGACGAGGACAGCGACGGGGCTCAGGAGGAGGCGGAGAAGAACCTGACGGTGCTGGACGGCTCGGCCGGAGATCTGCTCCTCAAGCTGATGCACTTGGCGaaccggcagcagcagcagcagggcaagcATCCCCTTCTCTGA
- the LOC140652045 gene encoding neurophysin 1-like — MPCKALAVGLLGLLALSSACYIQNCPIGGKRAVLDMDVRKCLPCGPRNKGHCFGPNICCGEELGCYIGTSETLRCQEENFLPTPCESGRRPCGGSGGSCAAPGVCCSSGEGSAGSASPLGPSSGGVLAGTRGDDVGAGEGT; from the exons ATGCCCTGCAAGGCGCTCGCCGTCGGCCTCCTGGGGCTCCTGGCTCTCTCCTCCGCTTGCTACATCCAGAACTGCCCCATCGGGGGCAAACGCGCCGTCCTGGACATGGACGTCAGGAAG TGCCTGCCCTGCGGTCCCCGGAACAAGGGCCACTGCTTCGGCCCCAACATCTGCTGCGGAGAAGAGCTGGGCTGTTACATCGGCACCTCCGAAACCCTGCGGTGCCAGGAGGAAAACTTCTTGCCGACACCCTGCGAGTCGGGACGCAGACCCTGCGGCGGCAGCGGAGGGAGCTGCGCGGCCCCTGGCGTCTGCTGCAGCAGCGGTGAGGGCAGCGCCGGGTCCGCGTCCCCTCTGGGACCCTCCTCGGGGGGGGTCCTCGCAGGCACGAGAGGTGACGATGTAGGAGCGGGAGAGGGGACGTGA